In Equus caballus isolate H_3958 breed thoroughbred chromosome 7, TB-T2T, whole genome shotgun sequence, one DNA window encodes the following:
- the RELT gene encoding tumor necrosis factor receptor superfamily member 19L, translating into MKLSPLHWPLSCLLVLLPWPLATPTSVTPWQCPPGEEPNLDLEQGTLCRSCPLGTFSASWGSSPCQPHSHCSPRGRLEAQAGTATRDTLCGDCQPGWFAPSEVPRVPCQPCSWTPLGTHSCHERRQRARRGVEMAAGAGGTGERRQPDNSTRAGSPEETAAQYAVIAIVPVFCLMGLLGILVCNLLKRKGYHCTAHKEVGPGSGGGGSGINPAYRAEDANEDTIGVLVRLITEKKENAAALEELLKEYHNKQLVQTSHRPVPRLPPGRPNMPHICPHRHHLHTVQGLASISGPCCSRCSQKKWPEVLLSPEAAAATTPTPKLLPNPARTPKAGAKAGRQGEITILSVGRFRVARIPEQRTSSAASEVKTITEAGPSGGDLPNSPQPGLPTEQRALLGSGGSHTKWLKSPAENKAEENRYVVRLSESNLVI; encoded by the exons ATGAAGCTGAGCCCGCTGCACTGGCCGCTGTCCTGCCTCCTGGTG CTGCTGCCCTGGCCTCTGGCCACTCCAACATCAGTGACCCCTTGGCAGTGCCCGCCCGGGGAGGAGCCCAACCTG GACCTGGAGCAGGGCACACTATGCAGGTCCTGTCCCCTGGGCACCTTCTCAGCCTCGTGGGGCTCTAGCCCATGCCAGCCCCACTCCCACTGCAGCCCTCGAGGGAGGCTGGAGGCCCAGGCAGGCACGGCGACTCGAGACACACTATGTGGAGACTGCCAGCCTGG GTGGTTCGCCCCCTCAGAGGTGCCCCGCGTTCCCTGTCAGCCGTGCTCTTGGACACCCCTGGGTACTCACAGCTGTCATG AGCGGAGGCAGCGGGCCCGACGTGGCGTGGAGATGGCAGCAGGGGCTGGCGGCACTGGGGAGAGGCGGCAGCCAGACAACAGCACACGCGCAGGCAGCCCTGAGGAGACGGCTGCCCAGTACGCGGTTATTGCCATCGTACCTGTCTTCTGTCTCATGGGGCTGCTGGGCATCCTGGTGTGTAACCTGCTCAAGCGGAAGGGCTACCACTGCACAGCCCACAAGGAGGTCGGGCCTGGCTCTGGAGGTGGAGGCAGCG GGATCAACCCTGCCTACCGGGCTGAGGACGCTAATGAGGACACCATCGGGGTCCTGGTGCGCCTGATCACAGAGAAGAAAG AGAACGCGGCGGCCCTGGAGGAGCTCCTGAAGGAGTATCACAACAAACAGCTGGTGCAGACCAGCCACAGGCCTGTGCCCAG GCTGCCACCGGGCCGCCCCAACATGCCGCACATCTGCCCGCATCGCCACCACCTCCACACCGTGCAGGGCCTGGCCTCAATCTCTGGCCCCTGCTGCTCCCGTTGTAGCCAGAAGAAGTGGCCTGAGGTGCTCCTGTCCCCTGAGGCCGCAGCTGCCACCACTCCCACTCCCAAACTCCTGCCCAACCCAGCCAGGACCCCCAAGGCTGGGGCCAAGGCAGGACGCCAGGGCGAGATCACCATCTTGTCTGTGGGCAG GTTCCGTGTGGCCCGAATTCCTGAGCAGCGGACAAGTTCAGCAGCCTCTGAGGTGAAGACCATCACGGAGGCTGGGCCATCAGGGGGTGATCTCCCCAACTCCCCGCAGCCTGGCCTCCCCACTGAGCAGCGAGCATTGCTGGGAAGTGGTGGAAGCCACACTAAGTGGCTGAAGTCCCCAGCAGAGAACAAGGCTGAG GAGAACCGCTATGTGGTCCGGCTAAGTGAGAGCAACCTGGTCATCTGA